One window from the genome of Haloarcula sp. CBA1127 encodes:
- a CDS encoding amidohydrolase family protein, which yields MTTDLPGVADKQLFDTHAHQPTSEFLHDAGGEMMQDAADRFGTDLETWDYDEMLAEYHEAGVGGAVLLGWDAETNTGNPPVPNDYVAEVRDEYLDFFVGFGSVDPLKDDCVQEAIRCVEDLDLSGFKFQQIAQGFDPSDERHDHLWSTIEDLGVPVVFHGGNSTLGACSAGGRGLKIKYGNPMLIDDVAAAHPDLDILIAHPAFPWEKEQLAICQQKGNVYMDLSGWVPKYIDDQVLHYAGTVLKDKVMFGTDYPMIDPETWLESFARDTDFDADVQRKILFENAQEFFDR from the coding sequence GTGACAACTGACCTCCCTGGTGTCGCCGACAAGCAACTGTTCGACACGCACGCGCACCAACCGACCAGTGAGTTCCTCCACGACGCCGGCGGCGAGATGATGCAAGACGCCGCCGACCGGTTCGGTACTGATCTGGAGACGTGGGATTACGACGAAATGCTCGCGGAGTACCACGAGGCGGGCGTCGGTGGCGCTGTTCTGCTTGGCTGGGACGCGGAGACGAACACCGGGAACCCACCCGTCCCGAACGACTACGTCGCCGAGGTCCGGGACGAGTATCTTGACTTCTTTGTTGGGTTCGGGAGCGTCGACCCACTGAAAGACGACTGCGTGCAGGAGGCGATTCGGTGCGTCGAGGACCTGGACCTTTCAGGGTTCAAGTTCCAACAGATCGCACAGGGCTTTGATCCCTCGGACGAACGCCACGACCATCTGTGGAGTACCATCGAAGACCTCGGCGTCCCCGTTGTCTTCCACGGCGGGAACTCGACACTGGGTGCCTGTAGCGCCGGCGGCCGCGGCCTGAAAATCAAGTACGGCAACCCGATGCTTATCGACGACGTGGCCGCTGCACACCCAGACCTCGATATCCTCATCGCCCATCCCGCCTTCCCCTGGGAAAAAGAGCAGCTGGCCATCTGCCAGCAGAAGGGCAACGTGTACATGGACCTCTCCGGCTGGGTGCCGAAGTATATCGACGACCAGGTACTCCATTACGCCGGCACGGTCCTCAAAGACAAGGTGATGTTCGGCACCGATTATCCGATGATTGACCCCGAAACGTGGCTCGAATCGTTCGCTCGCGACACTGACTTTGATGCGGATGTCCAGCGGAAGATTCTGTTCGAAAACGCCCAGGAGTTTTTCGACCGTTAG
- a CDS encoding CoA ester lyase: protein MVRRSVLFAPGDNAELMRKAAGGDADVVVFDLEDAVAPADKEQARKSVQSVLSTVSSNSHVCVRINPVGISATADLRAILSDTSPDSVMLPKASSAEDISALGRLLGEYNADLPVFALVESAAGVLNAAEIAAADPTDALLFGAEDLAADLGASRTSDGREVLYARQRVVVAASAAGIDAIDTIYPEYGNLDGLRDATEFAAQLGYDGKMAIHPDQVAVINDAFTPSDEEIAWAERVVTADDETDAGVFEVDGEMIDAPLIAQAERVLERAREAGQR, encoded by the coding sequence ATGGTTCGTCGCAGTGTTCTGTTTGCACCGGGTGACAATGCGGAGTTAATGCGGAAAGCGGCTGGTGGTGACGCTGATGTCGTCGTCTTCGACCTCGAAGACGCAGTTGCACCTGCCGACAAAGAACAGGCACGTAAATCGGTTCAGTCGGTACTCTCGACTGTCAGCTCGAACAGCCACGTCTGCGTTCGCATCAATCCCGTGGGAATCAGCGCCACAGCCGACCTTAGGGCGATACTGTCGGACACCAGCCCCGACAGTGTGATGCTCCCGAAAGCTAGTTCCGCCGAGGACATCTCAGCATTGGGACGGCTCCTCGGGGAGTACAATGCGGATCTCCCGGTATTTGCGCTGGTGGAATCGGCCGCTGGCGTGCTTAACGCAGCGGAGATTGCAGCCGCCGACCCGACCGATGCCCTCCTCTTTGGGGCTGAGGACCTTGCAGCCGACCTCGGTGCGAGTCGCACCAGCGACGGACGGGAGGTGCTCTATGCACGCCAGCGAGTCGTCGTTGCGGCCAGCGCCGCGGGAATCGATGCAATCGATACGATCTACCCGGAATACGGCAATCTGGATGGCCTCCGTGACGCAACTGAGTTCGCTGCCCAGCTCGGGTACGACGGGAAGATGGCGATCCACCCGGATCAGGTCGCGGTCATCAACGACGCGTTCACCCCAAGTGACGAGGAGATAGCATGGGCCGAACGCGTCGTCACCGCTGACGACGAGACAGATGCCGGGGTGTTCGAAGTCGACGGGGAAATGATCGACGCACCGCTTATCGCACAGGCAGAGCGTGTCCTCGAACGCGCTCGCGAGGCCGGGCAGCGGTAG
- a CDS encoding class I SAM-dependent methyltransferase, whose protein sequence is MKDVVRQNFDASVGAYTTYERRTNRFTSLARLLAAEMSAHTDDGLGTVLDAGAGTGVSTRVFAETAADTIALDISREMLSEIESTARLQADFDHLPLCDQSVDGVAFTASLFLVPEPAAAVREAARVLRSGGVVGAVAPLGWFRPDGTDVFEQFERESRSPTDTSALQDALGGEFSTTTGTWQFSTTAENIRLFHAIPAMAARLYPKLDTEERVLRARELLSSLDGTFSQRWRWVIAVPE, encoded by the coding sequence ATGAAAGACGTCGTCCGGCAGAACTTCGATGCCAGCGTCGGCGCCTACACGACGTACGAGCGGCGAACCAATCGCTTCACGTCGCTCGCACGCCTGCTCGCCGCCGAGATGAGCGCTCATACTGACGACGGGCTTGGGACAGTGCTCGATGCGGGCGCAGGCACAGGTGTGAGCACGCGCGTATTCGCCGAGACGGCAGCGGATACTATTGCGCTCGACATCAGCCGCGAGATGCTGAGCGAAATCGAGTCCACTGCCCGATTGCAAGCTGATTTCGACCACCTGCCGCTCTGTGACCAGTCAGTTGACGGGGTGGCGTTTACCGCTTCGCTCTTTCTGGTCCCCGAGCCAGCGGCCGCAGTGCGGGAAGCCGCCAGAGTGCTCCGGTCTGGTGGAGTGGTCGGGGCCGTCGCGCCGCTTGGCTGGTTCCGTCCTGACGGCACGGACGTGTTCGAACAGTTTGAGCGCGAGTCACGCTCCCCGACTGACACATCGGCTCTCCAAGACGCCCTCGGAGGTGAGTTCTCAACGACGACAGGAACGTGGCAGTTTTCGACGACTGCCGAAAACATTCGGCTGTTTCACGCGATTCCCGCGATGGCCGCACGGCTCTATCCGAAACTCGACACCGAAGAACGGGTGCTGCGAGCCCGTGAACTCCTCAGCTCTCTCGATGGCACGTTTTCGCAACGATGGCGGTGGGTCATCGCTGTTCCAGAATAG
- a CDS encoding MaoC family dehydratase, whose translation MTGLYYEEFEVGETIEHEKRRTISERDNQQFCDMTMNQQPLHLDAEFAGETEFGERLVNGLYTMSLAVGLTIPETTDGTIVANLSYDSVEHPNPVFHGDTIRVQSTVTDKRETSDGERGIVTMHVEVFKLTDADDTLVCEFERTVLSLRRDHVE comes from the coding sequence ATGACAGGACTATACTACGAAGAGTTCGAGGTCGGCGAGACCATCGAACACGAGAAGCGCCGCACGATCAGCGAGCGCGACAATCAACAGTTCTGCGATATGACGATGAACCAGCAGCCGTTGCACTTAGACGCCGAGTTCGCGGGCGAGACGGAATTCGGCGAGCGACTGGTCAACGGGCTCTACACGATGAGTTTAGCTGTCGGACTGACCATCCCGGAGACGACCGATGGCACTATTGTCGCGAACCTGTCCTACGACAGCGTCGAGCATCCGAACCCAGTGTTTCACGGCGACACCATCCGCGTGCAGTCGACTGTGACCGACAAACGCGAGACCAGCGACGGTGAACGTGGCATCGTCACGATGCACGTCGAGGTGTTCAAACTCACAGATGCAGACGACACCCTCGTCTGTGAGTTCGAGCGCACCGTGCTGTCACTGAGACGCGACCACGTCGAGTAA
- a CDS encoding acyl-CoA carboxylase subunit beta: MQVRISDDATESEAQAIAEALATHFEDDITLVVDSGKSVSSATYDGDRRDESTEPIDDDLGPTEREETLREEIEEILEGGPEKYKEQLPEEGKLFVRDRIDLWFGDDFLFEDGKFAEFDADDQLPADGLITGAAEFEGRDLHFMANDYTVKRGSMAAKGVEKFLRMQQRALKTGRPVLYLMDSSGGRIDQQTGFFANREGIGKFYYNHSMLSGRVPQICVLYGPCIAGAAYTPVFADFTVMVRDMSAMAIASPRMVEMVTGEEISLEELGGPDVHAQHSGSADLIADDEEHARELVAKLIGYLPDNADEDPPQTSGTAPKRSPEGIDSVVPEKPNKGYDMFDVIERVVDAGSTLELRPEYGKEIITSFARIDGRPVGVIANQPAQRAGAIFPDAAEKAAQFIWTCDAYNVPLLYLCDTPGFMAGSGVEKEGILEQGKKMIYATSSATVPKQSVVIRKAYGAGIYAMSGPAYDPESTIGLPSGEIAIMGPEAAINAVYARKLSEIDDEDERQQKEQELREAYREDIDIHRMASEVVVDDIVPPSDLRTELVNRFAFYETVEKDLPDKKHGTIL; the protein is encoded by the coding sequence ATGCAAGTCAGAATTTCAGACGACGCGACCGAATCGGAAGCACAGGCCATTGCCGAGGCGCTGGCGACACACTTCGAGGACGACATTACCCTCGTTGTCGACAGCGGCAAATCGGTCAGCAGTGCCACGTATGACGGCGATCGGCGAGACGAATCCACGGAACCGATCGACGACGACCTTGGCCCGACTGAACGCGAAGAGACCCTGCGCGAGGAGATTGAAGAGATTCTCGAAGGTGGGCCGGAAAAGTACAAAGAGCAGTTACCTGAGGAGGGCAAGCTGTTTGTCCGGGACCGTATCGACCTGTGGTTCGGTGACGATTTCCTGTTCGAGGACGGGAAATTTGCGGAGTTCGACGCCGACGACCAGCTTCCGGCCGACGGGCTCATCACGGGGGCCGCGGAGTTCGAGGGCCGTGACCTGCATTTCATGGCCAACGATTACACGGTCAAACGCGGCAGCATGGCCGCAAAGGGTGTCGAGAAGTTCCTCCGGATGCAACAGCGGGCACTGAAAACCGGGCGACCGGTGCTGTATCTGATGGACTCCTCGGGCGGCCGTATCGACCAGCAGACGGGCTTTTTCGCCAACCGCGAAGGGATCGGGAAGTTCTACTACAACCACTCGATGCTCTCTGGGCGAGTCCCGCAGATCTGTGTGCTGTACGGTCCCTGTATCGCCGGCGCGGCCTACACGCCAGTTTTCGCGGATTTCACCGTTATGGTCCGGGATATGAGCGCAATGGCGATCGCCAGCCCCCGGATGGTCGAAATGGTCACCGGCGAAGAGATCAGCCTCGAAGAGCTTGGCGGCCCTGACGTACACGCACAGCACTCCGGGAGTGCGGACCTCATCGCCGACGACGAGGAACACGCCCGCGAACTCGTCGCGAAACTCATCGGCTATCTGCCCGACAATGCCGACGAAGACCCACCACAGACCAGCGGGACAGCCCCGAAGCGCTCGCCGGAGGGTATCGATTCCGTCGTCCCAGAGAAGCCCAACAAGGGCTATGATATGTTCGACGTGATCGAGCGGGTCGTCGATGCCGGATCGACGCTCGAACTCCGGCCCGAGTACGGCAAGGAGATCATCACGTCGTTTGCCCGGATAGACGGCCGTCCGGTTGGAGTCATCGCCAATCAGCCAGCCCAGCGAGCGGGGGCCATCTTCCCAGACGCGGCGGAGAAAGCCGCTCAGTTCATCTGGACCTGTGACGCCTACAATGTCCCGCTGTTGTATCTCTGTGATACGCCAGGGTTCATGGCTGGGTCAGGCGTCGAGAAGGAGGGTATCCTCGAACAGGGCAAGAAGATGATCTACGCCACGTCCTCGGCGACAGTGCCCAAGCAGTCCGTTGTGATCAGGAAAGCCTACGGCGCGGGCATCTACGCGATGTCCGGTCCCGCGTACGACCCCGAGTCGACGATCGGCCTTCCGAGCGGGGAAATAGCGATTATGGGGCCGGAAGCGGCTATCAACGCTGTTTACGCCCGGAAGCTCTCCGAGATCGATGACGAGGACGAACGACAGCAAAAAGAGCAGGAACTCCGCGAAGCCTATCGCGAGGATATCGACATTCATCGAATGGCCAGCGAAGTCGTCGTCGACGACATCGTCCCGCCCAGCGACCTCAGAACGGAATTGGTGAACCGGTTTGCGTTCTACGAAACCGTAGAAAAGGACCTCCCGGACAAGAAACACGGAACCATCCTCTGA